In bacterium, a genomic segment contains:
- a CDS encoding DEAD/DEAH box helicase family protein — MAYVVDRVVICDAFREPDRHYELLTGGRSKLASGRRPSMRFLASAKDAKGGIGGVVGKEAGLFEDLLASTEQRNDVVNHLREKVREWREAGYPGTAIVTRRLLEWWFERDEERRAVGRRFFFCQQEAVETVIYLYEVQNRRRMPETGDLLRYALKLATGTGKTIVMALIVTWSTLHKRKVSGSSLSANFLVLVPNLTVRDRVSGQPRGDGLDPSGEHNLYDAFETVPPEYKDEFRPNVLVRNWQGIPLENKREDWIGERDVPLEAGRFIPQAVLRAMQRRARQDPNAPIRRLLGGWRDLLVINDEAHHVYGEKRARSGEDPEYIKWSKILERLSKAARVSLVLDLSATPWYGSGSPKPEGTLFEWLVSDFSVYDAFESGLVKVVRLPDPTEQGHVYLDLWDLVKGAKTKEEYLRSCKGAIASIYSSWKKDYDDWSSMLLPEMRGPSPVLLCVADNAQKASWLFEHLTREYDLLRNPDDDDRRCWMTIPIDSKVFDADKGNEATLREMVNTVGAKGKPGERVRCIVSVNMLSEGWDVKSVTHILGLRAFGSPLLTEQIIGRGLRRTNYDILNQPLDERPEGGEETVDAFGIPFVGFPVEKRKRARTGRWGEKLHWIEADPKKVGYRVAVPNVRSWAVGVTESLANRLRVEDLPEIRINPKETPPDVHVRPVVGGAPEAVMTLEEVRKEWPVLRTAFLMAEELHAETNPGAAADLGIGPTFDELLEVSRRYLDSRVVPLESGALKADVRDIGIYYWRRQALDALGTAIRGAGSTGVEAVPILGNPEFLDTANLRRFQWTGIVANGNRCHTNKVPCHTDLEKQFAEFLDNAKDVVRYFKNERLGFSVTYYESNRPRQYFPDFIIAARDADGREMMWLAETKGEIRTNTALKSEAASSWCEKMSTTKYGQWRYLFVPQKKFESSIAASVGSLKDLADALIGVRPAPQLALVSCEDERVRREAFKSLLPLFSLRAAAGYFGAGESVEPEAWIEVDGIGKLDERMFVCRAVGRSMEPMIHDGDFVVFRATPAGSRQGKMVLAQYRGPADPETGGSFTVKRYASKKTADEESGWRHTRVVLEPLNRSYSPIILTGEDAETVTIIGELVTVLRGENRPIERHR; from the coding sequence ATGGCCTACGTTGTCGATCGCGTCGTCATCTGCGACGCATTCCGGGAACCGGATCGGCATTACGAGCTTCTCACGGGGGGCCGGTCGAAGCTCGCGAGCGGACGGCGCCCCTCGATGAGGTTCCTCGCGTCCGCGAAGGACGCGAAGGGAGGCATTGGGGGGGTTGTAGGGAAAGAGGCAGGGCTCTTCGAGGATCTGCTTGCGAGCACCGAACAGCGGAACGATGTCGTGAACCACCTTCGCGAGAAAGTGCGCGAATGGCGCGAGGCCGGATACCCGGGTACGGCGATCGTGACGCGGCGCCTGCTGGAGTGGTGGTTCGAGCGCGACGAAGAACGGCGCGCAGTCGGGCGACGCTTCTTCTTCTGCCAGCAGGAGGCGGTAGAGACGGTCATCTACCTCTACGAGGTTCAGAACCGACGGCGGATGCCGGAGACCGGAGACCTGCTCCGCTATGCGCTGAAGCTGGCTACCGGCACGGGGAAGACCATCGTGATGGCACTCATTGTCACGTGGTCGACGCTGCACAAGCGCAAGGTCAGCGGGTCATCGTTGTCGGCGAACTTCCTCGTGCTCGTGCCGAACCTCACCGTGCGCGACCGCGTCAGCGGCCAGCCACGCGGCGATGGTCTCGACCCGTCAGGGGAACACAACCTCTACGACGCGTTCGAGACGGTGCCCCCCGAGTACAAGGATGAGTTCAGGCCGAACGTGCTCGTCCGCAACTGGCAGGGGATCCCGCTGGAGAACAAGCGGGAGGACTGGATCGGCGAACGAGACGTTCCTCTCGAAGCGGGGCGGTTCATTCCGCAGGCGGTCCTTCGAGCTATGCAGCGACGCGCTCGTCAGGATCCCAACGCACCCATCCGTCGGCTGCTCGGCGGGTGGCGAGACCTTCTCGTGATCAACGACGAGGCACACCATGTCTACGGCGAGAAGCGAGCTCGGTCGGGCGAAGATCCTGAGTACATCAAGTGGAGCAAGATTCTGGAGCGGCTTTCGAAGGCCGCACGGGTCAGCTTGGTTCTCGATCTCTCGGCAACACCCTGGTACGGGTCCGGATCGCCGAAGCCCGAGGGGACTCTCTTCGAGTGGCTGGTGTCGGACTTCTCGGTCTACGACGCGTTCGAGTCGGGCCTCGTGAAGGTCGTGCGTCTGCCGGACCCGACCGAGCAAGGTCATGTGTACCTAGACCTATGGGACCTAGTGAAGGGTGCGAAGACCAAGGAGGAATACCTCCGGTCGTGCAAGGGTGCCATCGCGAGCATCTACTCGTCGTGGAAAAAGGACTACGACGACTGGTCGTCGATGCTCTTGCCGGAGATGCGCGGGCCGAGTCCGGTACTTCTCTGCGTCGCTGACAACGCACAAAAAGCGTCATGGCTGTTCGAGCACCTGACGCGCGAGTACGACCTCCTCAGGAATCCCGACGATGATGATCGCAGGTGCTGGATGACGATCCCGATCGACTCGAAGGTCTTCGACGCCGACAAAGGGAACGAGGCCACGCTGCGCGAGATGGTGAACACTGTCGGCGCGAAGGGGAAGCCGGGGGAGCGCGTGCGCTGCATTGTCAGCGTGAACATGCTTTCTGAAGGCTGGGACGTGAAGAGCGTCACCCACATCCTGGGGTTGCGGGCGTTCGGATCACCACTTCTTACGGAGCAGATCATCGGTCGTGGCCTCCGGCGCACGAACTACGATATTCTCAACCAGCCGCTCGATGAGCGACCCGAAGGCGGCGAGGAGACGGTCGACGCGTTCGGGATCCCCTTCGTTGGGTTCCCCGTCGAAAAGCGCAAGAGAGCGAGAACGGGAAGGTGGGGCGAGAAACTCCACTGGATCGAGGCGGATCCAAAGAAGGTGGGGTATCGAGTCGCAGTCCCGAACGTCAGGTCATGGGCCGTCGGTGTCACGGAGTCCCTTGCGAACCGGCTGCGAGTCGAGGACCTGCCCGAGATCCGGATCAACCCCAAGGAAACGCCGCCCGACGTTCACGTCCGGCCGGTCGTCGGTGGAGCGCCCGAGGCGGTCATGACGCTCGAGGAAGTGCGGAAGGAGTGGCCTGTCTTGCGCACGGCGTTCCTCATGGCGGAGGAGCTTCACGCCGAGACGAATCCCGGCGCCGCGGCGGATCTCGGAATCGGCCCTACGTTCGACGAGCTGCTCGAGGTGTCACGTCGCTATCTCGACTCTCGCGTCGTGCCACTGGAATCAGGCGCACTCAAGGCTGACGTGCGCGACATCGGGATCTACTACTGGCGGCGTCAGGCGCTCGACGCCCTGGGCACGGCGATCCGGGGCGCGGGCTCGACCGGAGTGGAGGCGGTTCCGATACTCGGCAATCCGGAGTTTCTGGACACTGCGAACCTTCGCCGCTTCCAGTGGACCGGTATCGTCGCAAACGGCAATCGCTGCCACACGAACAAGGTTCCTTGCCATACGGACCTCGAGAAGCAGTTCGCAGAGTTCCTCGACAACGCGAAGGACGTCGTCCGGTACTTTAAGAACGAGCGCCTCGGTTTCTCTGTGACGTACTACGAGAGCAATCGACCGAGGCAGTACTTTCCGGACTTCATCATCGCGGCGCGAGATGCCGACGGGCGCGAGATGATGTGGCTGGCCGAAACGAAAGGCGAGATCAGGACGAACACGGCGCTGAAGAGCGAAGCGGCAAGCAGCTGGTGCGAGAAGATGAGCACGACGAAGTACGGTCAGTGGCGCTATCTATTTGTTCCGCAGAAGAAGTTCGAGTCTTCCATCGCCGCCAGTGTGGGGAGCCTAAAGGACCTAGCGGACGCGCTCATAGGCGTGCGGCCTGCGCCACAGCTCGCCCTCGTGTCGTGTGAGGACGAGCGGGTGAGGCGCGAGGCGTTCAAGTCCTTGCTGCCTCTCTTCAGCCTGAGGGCCGCGGCAGGGTACTTCGGTGCCGGTGAGTCGGTTGAACCGGAAGCGTGGATCGAAGTCGACGGCATCGGGAAGCTCGACGAGCGAATGTTCGTGTGCAGGGCGGTCGGCCGATCGATGGAGCCGATGATCCACGACGGGGACTTCGTTGTCTTTCGGGCGACACCCGCCGGCAGCCGGCAAGGCAAGATGGTACTCGCGCAGTACAGGGGACCGGCCGATCCAGAAACGGGAGGCTCGTTCACTGTGAAGCGATATGCCTCCAAGAAGACTGCTGACGAGGAGTCTGGCTGGCGGCACACCAGAGTTGTTCTCGAACCGCTGAACCGAAGTTACTCGCCGATCATACTGACGGGTGAGGACGCGGAGACCGTGACGATCATCGGTGAGCTCGTGACGGTGCTTCGGGGAGAGAACCGGCCAATCGAGCGTCATCGATGA
- a CDS encoding site-specific DNA-methyltransferase, with amino-acid sequence MNLKRQILTQMSRDQLKVVVEALELDDVDKRSAEAMRAKLSRAHRATSELLLQQLSEAGVKTICEIAGVSQVGRRAALIERLLTREERPPMDKGTRKPRGGKTVTRYTYDDIKEPRTPETGHTPLLPADEQVVTLPMDNGWSKAVHVGKLPGDDERPVVVDMDPAADPVLFWAGKRNRREVPVLPLQRNEIVSESRIAQIIERARRAAEEKSGAARQGHLFADLEKSLREGDRSKRVEFYTHEEGWKNKLICGDSLHVMESLLQYEGLRGKVQMIYIDPPYGIKYDSNFQQRVDSTKNDDKDQADDVLTIKAFRDTWALGVHSWMSYLEERLYLCRELLRDSGSVLVQIGDEHVHRARALMDEVFGASNFVAQISFRTKIPLRNTLLAGICDYLLWYAKDKARVQYQKIYTDRGVGAGTQFTRVELPDGSRRAMTDEERDDPTLLTEGAKIYRLIDLNSSGLTPSCVFNVEFDGRTFAPRTGHSWKTNPEGMRRLIDQRRLEAPGDSLQYVFYFEDFPYMEVTNLWSDTQGASGKRYAVQTSDKVVERCIHMTTRPSDLVLDITCGSGVTALCSERWGRRWITCDTSRVAINVARKAVLSAVFPHFRTWGAELASGFVYESPEKVTLGAVSNERETGDLVLVDRPEIDATALRVAGPFEVMSLGRYSVEDWKGVVVCEPGIGEAAKLENYIEVICRLYRKDAAIQGATGLVHAVAETEKEKIAISVGPLSGRVTAKQISDAVQDALASGILEVHVLGWAFEANVGEVKSALEKRGKVKVELIMIRPDTLAEGLKATQPEMLFSPLALPDVEIAAQKSPEEDQVRVTLNGVALFDRKRRTTAYKSADSGYVSAWYLDEDYDGDCFVDCQVFFDFTKVPNIKAALKAEVDPEEFTLKLTSEPFPVRGYKRIAVKVVDVYGNESVVVRDLD; translated from the coding sequence GTGAATCTGAAGCGCCAGATACTCACTCAAATGTCGAGGGATCAGCTCAAGGTGGTCGTCGAGGCACTTGAGCTGGACGACGTCGACAAGCGCAGCGCCGAGGCAATGCGCGCAAAGCTCTCGCGAGCCCATCGGGCTACTTCCGAACTGCTCCTCCAGCAGCTCTCCGAGGCTGGGGTCAAGACCATCTGCGAGATCGCAGGCGTTTCGCAGGTGGGACGACGCGCCGCACTCATCGAACGCTTGCTCACGCGAGAAGAAAGGCCGCCGATGGACAAGGGCACCCGCAAGCCGAGAGGCGGGAAGACCGTTACCCGCTACACCTATGACGACATCAAGGAGCCGCGCACGCCCGAGACCGGGCACACGCCGCTGCTGCCGGCGGACGAACAGGTCGTCACGCTGCCGATGGACAACGGCTGGAGCAAAGCCGTCCACGTGGGCAAGCTCCCGGGCGACGACGAGCGGCCGGTGGTCGTGGATATGGATCCGGCGGCGGATCCGGTTCTCTTCTGGGCGGGCAAGCGCAACCGGCGCGAAGTACCGGTGCTGCCCCTCCAGCGTAACGAGATCGTCTCCGAGTCGCGCATCGCCCAGATCATCGAGCGGGCTCGGCGCGCGGCCGAGGAGAAGTCGGGCGCGGCGCGGCAGGGCCACCTCTTTGCCGACCTCGAAAAGAGCCTCCGCGAGGGCGACAGAAGCAAGCGTGTCGAGTTCTACACACACGAAGAGGGTTGGAAGAACAAGCTCATTTGCGGCGACTCCCTACACGTGATGGAGTCGCTGCTGCAATATGAGGGTCTGCGTGGCAAGGTGCAGATGATCTACATCGATCCGCCGTACGGCATCAAGTACGACTCGAACTTCCAGCAGCGGGTGGATTCAACGAAGAACGACGACAAGGACCAGGCCGACGATGTCCTCACGATCAAGGCGTTTCGGGATACGTGGGCTCTGGGTGTTCACTCGTGGATGTCTTATCTCGAGGAGCGCCTATATCTCTGTCGAGAATTGCTGCGCGACAGTGGCAGCGTGCTCGTGCAGATTGGCGACGAGCACGTGCACCGTGCGCGCGCGCTTATGGATGAGGTATTCGGGGCTTCCAACTTTGTAGCGCAGATCTCGTTCCGCACGAAGATTCCGCTGCGGAATACGCTGCTGGCCGGGATCTGCGACTACCTGCTCTGGTACGCCAAAGACAAAGCCAGAGTGCAGTATCAAAAGATATACACAGACCGCGGTGTCGGAGCTGGTACGCAGTTCACTCGCGTTGAACTACCGGACGGAAGTCGACGCGCGATGACTGATGAGGAGCGCGACGACCCGACCTTGTTGACGGAGGGCGCCAAGATCTACCGTCTGATCGATCTGAATTCGTCGGGCCTAACGCCATCGTGTGTCTTCAATGTTGAGTTCGATGGACGGACGTTCGCGCCGCGAACAGGACACAGCTGGAAGACCAATCCAGAAGGCATGAGGCGACTCATCGATCAGCGTCGACTCGAGGCGCCGGGCGATAGCCTTCAATACGTCTTCTACTTCGAGGATTTCCCGTACATGGAGGTTACGAACCTTTGGAGCGACACCCAAGGCGCCAGTGGAAAGCGCTACGCGGTCCAGACGTCAGACAAGGTCGTCGAGCGCTGCATCCACATGACGACGCGGCCTAGTGACCTTGTGCTGGACATCACGTGCGGCTCTGGGGTTACGGCGCTCTGCAGCGAGCGATGGGGAAGGCGCTGGATTACCTGCGACACGTCGCGCGTCGCCATCAATGTTGCTCGCAAGGCGGTCCTCTCGGCTGTATTTCCTCACTTCAGGACATGGGGGGCGGAACTAGCGAGCGGATTCGTTTACGAGTCGCCTGAGAAAGTGACGCTTGGGGCCGTCTCAAACGAGCGTGAAACAGGCGATCTTGTGTTGGTTGACAGACCTGAAATCGACGCCACCGCTTTGCGAGTAGCTGGCCCCTTCGAGGTCATGTCTCTCGGCCGCTACTCCGTCGAGGACTGGAAGGGCGTCGTCGTTTGCGAGCCGGGCATCGGAGAGGCGGCGAAGCTCGAAAACTACATCGAGGTGATCTGCCGCCTCTATCGCAAGGACGCTGCGATCCAAGGCGCCACGGGGCTAGTGCACGCGGTGGCTGAGACTGAGAAGGAGAAGATCGCGATCTCGGTCGGACCGCTGTCAGGTCGCGTGACCGCCAAACAGATCAGCGACGCCGTCCAGGACGCGCTCGCCTCGGGCATCCTCGAGGTGCACGTGCTCGGTTGGGCCTTCGAGGCGAACGTCGGCGAGGTGAAATCGGCGCTCGAGAAGCGCGGCAAGGTCAAGGTCGAGTTGATCATGATCCGCCCCGACACGCTCGCCGAGGGGCTCAAGGCTACGCAGCCGGAGATGCTCTTCTCGCCTCTCGCGTTGCCGGACGTCGAGATCGCGGCGCAGAAGAGCCCCGAGGAGGATCAGGTCCGCGTAACGCTCAACGGCGTGGCGCTGTTCGATCGCAAGCGCCGCACGACCGCGTACAAGTCGGCCGATTCGGGCTACGTCTCGGCCTGGTACCTCGACGAGGACTACGACGGCGACTGCTTCGTGGACTGCCAAGTGTTCTTCGACTTCACGAAGGTGCCGAACATCAAGGCGGCCCTGAAGGCCGAGGTGGACCCCGAGGAGTTCACGCTGAAACTCACCTCCGAGCCGTTCCCGGTGCGCGGTTACAAGCGGATCGCGGTGAAGGTTGTGGACGTCTACGGCAACGAGTCAGTCGTTGTGCGGGATCTGGACTGA
- a CDS encoding HNH endonuclease — protein sequence MRCSICGFSFESVYGKLGRGFIECHHVVPLAQSAGSRKTSLEDLVLVCSNCHRMLHRDLSQGGKRTLATLRSIVERNRKRTE from the coding sequence GTGCGCTGCTCGATCTGCGGGTTCAGCTTCGAAAGCGTTTACGGGAAGCTGGGCCGCGGCTTCATCGAGTGCCACCACGTCGTGCCCCTCGCTCAAAGCGCTGGTTCTCGAAAGACCTCCTTGGAGGACCTCGTCTTGGTCTGCTCGAACTGCCACCGGATGCTCCATCGCGACTTGTCCCAAGGCGGCAAGAGAACGCTGGCGACGCTCCGGTCCATCGTTGAACGGAATCGCAAACGAACGGAATAG